A part of Perca fluviatilis chromosome 15, GENO_Pfluv_1.0, whole genome shotgun sequence genomic DNA contains:
- the ngfra gene encoding tumor necrosis factor receptor superfamily member 16 — protein sequence MTTTLSLVILCALVALALASKTERAVQLPCDSGQYTTNGECCQECPPGEGVVKKCGVTQTVCSQCLDSETFSENYSHTEQCRPCTECTGLMRMETPCTDSNDAICVCNYNFFFNGLSGQCEPCTVCPVGQGVFAHCEHDHDTVCEECVDDTYSDRESSLDPCLPCTICDEEDSEIQLAVCTPNSDSICHNPLLPTYISPTSDMGLSPPSFTNYFLPDGSDSPLPGGQTTTSSAGSPRFLGHGLNENLIPIYCSILAAVVVGLVAYIVFKRWNSCKQNKQAANNRAATNNQMVTPEGEKLHSDSGISVDSQSLQEQQQQQQAQAEVQAQPSHSRTQEQIVVRVDGGPQPDTPSPDV from the exons GTGGCGTTAGCGTTGGCTTCTAAGACGGAGCGGGCGGTGCAGCTCCCCTGTGACTCCGGCCAGTACACCACCAATGGAGAATGCTGCCAGGAGTGTCCACCTGGAGAAGGAGTGGTGAAGAAATGTGGCGTCACACAGACTGTCTGCTCCCAGTGTTTGGACA GTGAGACCTTCTCAGAGAACTACAGTCACACAGAGCAGTGCAGGCCCTGCACTGAGTGTACCGGCCTGATGCGCATGGAGACGCCCTGCACCGACTCCAACGACGCCATCTGCGTCTGCAACTACAACTTTTTCTTCAACGGGTTATCCGGCCAGTGCGAGCCGTGTACGGTGTGCCCAGTGGGCCAGGGTGTGTTTGCGCACTGCGAACACGACCATGACACGGTGTGCGAGGAATGCGTGGATGATACCTACTCCGACCGCGAAAGCTCCCTCGACCCCTGCCTGCCCTGCACCATCTGTGATGAGGAGGACAGTGAGATACAGCTGGCTGTGTGCACACCAAACAGCGACTCGATCTGTCACA ATCCTCTGCTCCCAACATATATCTCTCCCACCTCCGATATGGGCCTGTCTCCACCCTCCTTCACCAATTACTTCCTCCCCGATGGCTCCGACAGCCCGCTGCCGGGAGGACAGACGACCACGTCCAGCGCCGGCTCTCCTCGCTTCCTCGGCCACGGGCTCAACGAAAACCTCATCCCCATATACTGCTCCATCCTGGCCGCCGTGGTGGTGGGCCTCGTGGCCTACATCGTTTTCAAGAG GTGGAATAGCTGCAAGCAGAACAAGCAGGCAGCTAATAACCGCGCAGCTACAAACAACCAGATGGTGACGCCGGAGGGAGAGAAGCTGCACAGCGACAGCGGCATTTCGGTGGACAGTCAGAGTctgcaggagcagcagcagcagcagcaggcccaGGCTGAAGTCCAGGCTCAGCCctcacactcacgcacacaggAACAGATAG TGGTGAGGGTGGATGGCGGCCCCCAGCCTGACACGCCTTCTCCTGATGTCTAA